Below is a genomic region from Rana temporaria chromosome 3, aRanTem1.1, whole genome shotgun sequence.
TCATGATATCTAAGGTACCTTTGTACTGCTAGGATCAGTAAGAGCAGCAGGTTAGTTTGCTTAAGGCCATTAGCTTGAGAGATTTCTGGATGGCAGCTCTTATATCCTGATTTCGTAGGCTGTAGACTAATGGATTGAACAAAGGAGTCACCAAGGTGTAAAGTAATGAAAGACTCTTGTTGGCATCAACAGAGTTCTCTTTAGGTGGAAAGATATAGATTGACGACAGAGTGCCATAGTACATGCATACAATAATAAGGTGGGAGCTGCATGTGGAGAAGGTCTTTTTCCTACCAGTGTTGGATGGGATCTTGAGGATGGCTTTAAGAATGGAGATGTAGGTGACAATGATGAACATAAACGGAGACAAAAGAACGGGAAAGGAAACCGCAGCTGTGACAGTTTCTACAAGATACGTATCGGAGCATGAAAGTCTTATGAGTGGGGCAATGTCACAAAAAAAGTGGTTAATGATGTTAAGGCCACAAAATTGTAACTGCTTTAAGTAAATATAAACCACTAAAGAAAGTGTGAAGCCCACCATCCAGCAGGAGAGGACTATCTGAAGCTGCTTTCCAAAAGTTACAATGATGGCATAATGTAATGGTTTACATATGGCCACATACCTATCAAAGGACATGCCAGCCAGCAGTAAACACTGGGTAACCGATGGAATCGCAAGCAGCAAAAACTGAGAAATACATCTGTCAACCGATAGCCTTCCACTGCCAATCAATATAAGCCACAACATGCTCGGCACAATATTACTTGTGAACAGGATTTCCGACAAGGACAACTGGCTGAGAAAGAAGTACATAGGAGAGTGGAGACTCTGGTTGGCTACAACTAACATGATGACAAggatattgctggtcaatgccaTAATGTGAATGATCAGAAAGACGATGAAGAGTGGAATCCTAAGGTTGTGGAGGTCACCGAAGCCCAGAAGGAGAAATTCTATGACCAAAGTCTGGTTCCTCTCCAACACTGAAAACCAAAAGACAGCATTGTTCAGAAGATCAGCCACAGTAAATAAAAACATTGGCCAAAGTGAATCTGTCACAAAGAGATTTGAAGCACCGTGCTTGTAAACCAATCCAACCAGTAGTAGCTGTGTAGTCCAATagatttagacaggtatctgcacccccctccccctgaaaggtgtctaatgtgacaccggaggggggagggttccgatcagcgggagttccactttagggtggagctccgctttaatgagaaataaaacatgttttgccATCTATAGTTTGAATACCACCATGCACATTTGTAATGTAACACCTATACGATTGCCATACCGGCTACGTAGGCATTCATAAATTACTTGTATTTTCTGTTGTTATTGTTCATAGTCTTAATAAACACTTTTACTTCCAGGACAAACTAGCCACTAAGATAAAGCACTAGTGCAGAGGTTGGTAGTAAGTAATGCAATTATGCAGAGTTCAGAGATCAGTAGTACGGGATGAAGAGTGCAGGGGTCTGTAGTATTTAATGAAGAATTCAGAGGTTAGTAGTAAGTAACTCAGAGTGTGGCAGTCAGTAGTAAGTAGTTCAGAGGCCAGTAGTAAATAATACAGTGGTAAGTAGTATTTACCATAGAGTTCAGAGGGCAGTAGTATGTAACGTACAGTGTAGAGGGCAGTAGTATGTAACGtacagtgcagaggtcagtagtatgtaacgtACAGTGCAGAGGGCAGTAGCAACTAACACACATCTCCTCTCACAGACAAAAATACCCCCCTTTCTGAACAA
It encodes:
- the LOC120930956 gene encoding olfactory receptor 6B2-like, with translation MALTSNILVIMLVVANQSLHSPMYFFLSQLSLSEILFTSNIVPSMLWLILIGSGRLSVDRCISQFLLLAIPSVTQCLLLAGMSFDRYVAICKPLHYAIIVTFGKQLQIVLSCWMVGFTLSLVVYIYLKQLQFCGLNIINHFFCDIAPLIRLSCSDTYLVETVTAAVSFPVLLSPFMFIIVTYISILKAILKIPSNTGRKKTFSTCSSHLIIVCMYYGTLSSIYIFPPKENSVDANKSLSLLYTLVTPLFNPLVYSLRNQDIRAAIQKSLKLMALSKLTCCSY